Proteins from a single region of Calonectris borealis chromosome 14, bCalBor7.hap1.2, whole genome shotgun sequence:
- the MUC15 gene encoding mucin-15: MQPSCGMIFIFLLIRLQWNKSNTEGRKVNETSNGNSSIRGNNETTMQPTSHGFVLPMTTAINPSTISHAAPTANAKKNVTKRREMSSRPNSTSPSSTDGTTSSSNVTMVSKDGINNSATNFNRIPMSLATFTTGDFSGVTKSAATTSTSIATPSNSTVTYSTPSAAVLPSDNSSTNPTALFPTGITLTSPTVKQDSSTPNFNPIQQTTELNHNFSNPSTASSNSKDANEEKTNKGGVIVGVIVGAILGSILIGLIGYFICGKKRSESFSHRRLYDDTRNDPVLHLDNSLGPYDVSFGCASDDKTSTEDKAEKDNAGCPSDGIPMADMTPSHPSS, from the exons ATGCAACCCTCCTGTGgaatgattttcatttttctgctaaTAAGGCTGCAATGGAACAAAAGCAATACTGAGGGCagaaaagtaaatgaaacaaGTAATGGAAATAGCTCAATTAGAGGTAACAATGAGACTACAATGCAACCAACTTCACACGGATTTGTTCTGCCTATGACTACTGCCATAAATCCTTCTACCATCAGCCACGCTGCACCAACTGCCAATGccaaaaaaaatgtaacaaaaagaagagagatgagCAGTCGGCCAAACAGCACATCCCCGAGCTCCACTGATGGCACCACTTCATCTTCAAATGTCACTATGGTATCAAAAGATGGAATAAATAACTCTGCCACTAACTTCAACAGAATCCCAATGTCTTTAGCAACATTTACAACAGGTGACTTTTCTGGAGTGACCAAAAGTGCTGCAACTACTTCTACTTCCATTGCGACACCAAGTAACTCCACAGTCACCTACAGTACCCCTTCGGCTGCGGTGCTCCCCAGTGATAACTCTTCTACCAACCCCACCGCGTTGTTCCCCACGGGTATCACTCTGACATCGCCCACGGTGAAGCAGGACAGTTCTACACCAAACTTCAACCCCATTCAGCAGACAACAGAGCTGAATCATAATTTCAGCAATCCTTCTACTGCATCATCTAATTCAAAAGATGCCAATGAAG aGAAAACCAACAAAGGAGGAGTAATAGTTGGTGTCATTGTAGGAGCCATTTTGGGATCGATATTAATTGGTCTGATTGGATATTTTATATGTGGTAAGAAAAGGTCTGAGTCATTTTCCCACAGACGGCTTTATGACGACACAAGGAATGACCCTG TTCTCCACTTAGACAACTCACTTGGACCATACGATGTGAGTTTTGGATGTGCGTCAGatgacaaaaccagcacagaagacAAGGCAGAGAAAGACAACGCAGGGTGCCCATCCGATGGCATTCCTATGGCTGACATGACACCATCCCATCCTTCATCGTAA